One Hevea brasiliensis isolate MT/VB/25A 57/8 chromosome 5, ASM3005281v1, whole genome shotgun sequence genomic region harbors:
- the LOC110642389 gene encoding uncharacterized protein LOC110642389 produces the protein MPSSFLSRQTQDMKSMKGRFLKKLRLIPSIHTLKPGLVSHLGSTDKFSNQKVQIPPVYIQEDHKINNLPQAITCNIGVSENFTELKDEETESELHFCDKEKITPFTVFDDKVHAIDNLESPVSSEITMEYDTANEAEMGAEEYPSLSHFEEKCPPEGSESVILYTTSLRSIRKTFEDCHTVLFLLESFKVEFCERDVSMHLEYREELWKILGGRVIPPRLFIKGRYIGGADDVVSLHELGKLKKLLEGIPKVLSNSPCAGCGNKRFVVCFNCNGSRKVLNDGENDQVHIIRCPECNENGLIKCTICC, from the coding sequence ATGCCATCCAGTTTTTTGAGTAGGCAAACACAAGACATGAAATCAATGAAGGGAAGATTCCTGAAGAAATTGAGGCTCATTCCATCTATACACACACTCAAACCTGGTCTGGTTTCTCACCTGGGCTCCACAGACAAGTTCTCCAATCAGAAAGTACAAATTCCACCAGTTTACATACAAGAAGATCACAAGATAAACAATCTCCCACAAGCTATAACGTGCAACATTGGTGTATCGGAAAATTTCACAGAACTAAAAGATGAAGAAACTGAATCAGAACTCCATTTTTGCGACAAGGAGAAAATTACACCCTTTACAGTGTTCGATGACAAAGTGCACGCCATAGATAATTTGGAGTCCCCAGTCTCCTCAGAGATCACCATGGAGTATGATACTGCTAATGAAGCTGAGATGGGTGCTGAAGAATATCCATCTCTTTCACATTTTGAAGAGAAATGTCCTCCTGAAGGAAGCGAGTCTGTAATTCTGTACACAACAAGTTTAAGAAGTATAAGAAAGACATTTGAGGACTGCCACACAGTTCTGTTTTTGCTGGAAAGTTTCAAAGTTGAGTTCTGCGAGAGGGATGTTTCGATGCACTTGGAATATAGGGAAGAACTATGGAAGATATTAGGTGGGAGAGTGATCCCTCCAAGGCTTTTCATCAAGGGAAGATACATAGGGGGAGCTGATGACGTGGTTAGCTTGCACGAGCTAGGGAAGCTAAAGAAGCTCTTGGAAGGGATACCAAAAGTCCTGTCTAATAGCCCTTGTGCTGGCTGTGGCAACAAAAGGTTTGTAGTTTGCTTCAATTGCAATGGAAGTCGCAAGGTCCTCAATGATGGGGAGAATGATCAAGTGCATATTATTAGATGCCCTGAGTGCAACGAAAATGGATTGATTAAATGCACCATTTGCTGCTGA
- the LOC110642391 gene encoding uncharacterized protein LOC110642391, giving the protein MEMIHCKAIASIFLLSITLILPFAQATDVKYCNGKTDYDVKVKAVEISPNPVARGQPATFSISATTDEAISGGKLVIDVAYFGWHIHSETHDLCEETSCPVSDGDFLVSHSQVLPGFTPPGSYSLKMKMYDGKNHELTCIGFDFSIGLASPVADS; this is encoded by the exons ATGGAGATGATTCACTGCAAGGCGATTGCATCCATCTTCCTTTTATCGATTACTCTGATCTTGCCTTTTGCCCAAGCCACCGATGTCAAGTATTGCA ATGGGaaaactgattatgatgttaaggTGAAAGCAGTGGAGATATCGCCGAATCCAGTTGCTAGAGGGCAGCCAGCTACCTTCAGTATCTCTGCAACCACAG ATGAAGCAATCTCTGGAGGCAAATTGGTGATTGACGTTGCATACTTCGGATGGCACATTCATAGTGAGACTCATGACCTTTGCGAAGAGACATCCTGCCCTGTGTCTGATGGTGATTTCTTAGTGTCCCACTCACAAGTTTTACCAGGATTCACTCCACCA GGTTCATACTCTCTTAAGATGAAGATGTATGATGGTAAAAACCATGAACTAACTTGCATTGGATTTGACTTCAGTATTGGGTTGGCATCACCCGTTGCAGATAGTTAA